A single genomic interval of Primulina huaijiensis isolate GDHJ02 chromosome 7, ASM1229523v2, whole genome shotgun sequence harbors:
- the LOC140980685 gene encoding uncharacterized protein has product MVGLRWLLMFLVTANPLTLRFPTTLSFVHYREHVIFPSPFTSALPTLPLEVVVHGYHNSYGITTSILASFLTTPLVQSPAPTIQAHESKSSFGCCKWAGKVDIMIVVRWHFLSVACITKTSVDRPYFGQTPP; this is encoded by the exons ATGGTTGGGTTGAGGTGGCTGCTG ATGTTTCTAGTCACGGCCAATCCACTGACTCTGAGGTTTCCAACGACGCTGTCCTTTGTACATTATAGAGAACAT GTGATTTTCCCATCTCCATTCACTTCGGCTTTACCAACTCTACCATTGGAAGTTGTTGTCCATGGCTACCACAATTCATATGGCATCACTACGTCCATTCTTGCCTCTTTCTTAACCACCCCACTTGTCCAGTCTCCTGCGCCGACTATACAAG CCCATGAATCTAAGAGCTCCTTTGGTTGCTGCAAATGGGCTGGAAAGGTTGACATAATGATAGTGGTTCGATGGCATTTTTTGTCGGTGGCATGTATTACTAAAACTAGTGTTGACAGACCATATTTTGGCCAAACTCCCCCATGA